From the Puniceicoccus vermicola genome, the window AGACCCATTAATGTTTGACCGAAATAATATATATCTATCTACTTTGAGCATGAGACGGAAACGGATGATTATCAAGGGGCAGACGAGTTACTACCATGTAATGAGTCGGACGGTGAATGGGGAGGCTCTCTTTGGAGATTGGGAGAGGGAGGTTTTGCGGAAGATGATTTGGCAGGTGGCTGATTTCTCGGGGATCCGGGTGGTTACTTATGCGGTGATGAAGAACCACTTTCATGTTTTGGTGGAGGTGCCGGCGGAGGTTAGTATTTCGGATGAGGAGTTGGTGCGAAGGTATCGTCGGCTTTACCCTCAGCCTACTCCTTGGAATCCGATGCCGGCAGAGGTGTTAGAGGGGCATCTTCGGGAGAATACTTCGGAAGGGAGGGATTTGCGGAAGAGTCTTTTGCGTCGGATGGGGGATGTTTCCTGGATGATGAAGACTCTTAAGCAGCGTTTTGCAATGTGGTTTAACCGGTCGCGGGATCGTTTTGGGCATCTGTGGGCGGAGCGATTTAAGAGTGTCCTTGTGGAAGGGGATCGTTGGGCTTTGCGGACGGTGGCTGCCTATATTGACCTGAATGCGGTTCGGGCGGGGCTGGTTGAGGATCCTAAGGATTATCGGTTTTGTGGGTATGCCGAGGCACTGGGAGGGAGTCGGATGGCTCGGGTTGGGCTTTCTGTGGTCGATAAGGATTTGGCTGTGTATCGTCAGACTTTGTATGGCGCGGGTGCTGGGGAGAAGGATGAGAAGAAGTCGATCTCTCGGGAAGAAGCGGTGCGGGTGTTGGAAGAGGAGAAGGGGAAATTGCCTCTGTCTGTGGTT encodes:
- a CDS encoding transposase, producing MRRKRMIIKGQTSYYHVMSRTVNGEALFGDWEREVLRKMIWQVADFSGIRVVTYAVMKNHFHVLVEVPAEVSISDEELVRRYRRLYPQPTPWNPMPAEVLEGHLRENTSEGRDLRKSLLRRMGDVSWMMKTLKQRFAMWFNRSRDRFGHLWAERFKSVLVEGDRWALRTVAAYIDLNAVRAGLVEDPKDYRFCGYAEALGGSRMARVGLSVVDKDLAVYRQTLYGAGAGEKDEKKSISREEAVRVLEEEKGKLPLSVVLRCRVRYFTDGMVLGSAAFVEEHVQTESSGGKRPKRAHAMSGADWGGLAVGTGLRKGLFR